Proteins encoded by one window of Arachis ipaensis cultivar K30076 chromosome B04, Araip1.1, whole genome shotgun sequence:
- the LOC107635723 gene encoding uncharacterized protein LOC107635723, giving the protein MPNWELKNCCDKDQKIFIACVAAFTVVIFVLWRTFLLTPFKLITVFLHEASHAIACILTCGKVEGIQVHANEGGVTQTRGGAYWIILPAGYLGSSFWGMALILASTNLLTARIAAGCFIAALVIVLFVAKNWTLRGLCIGFIIFIAVIWVLQEKTTVHILRYVILFIGVMNSLFSVYDIYDDLISRRVHSSDAEKFAEVCPCPCNGFGWGVIWGMISFAFLCASLYLGLVILS; this is encoded by the exons ATGCCCAACTGGGAACTCAAGAACTGTTGTGACAAAGATCAGAAGATCTTCATTGCTTGTGTTGCTGCCTTCACCGTTGTTATCTTCGTG CTATGGAGGACCTTTCTACTTACACCTTTCAAGCTCATCACTGTGTTTTTGCACGAAGCAAGTCATGCAATTGCTTGCATTCTCACTTGTGGCAAG GTTGAGGGAATCCAGGTTCATGCAAATGAGGGTGGAGTAACACAGACTAGAGGTGGCGCATACTGGATCATCTTGCCTGCTGGAT ATCTTGGTTCATCATTTTGGGGGATGGCTCTGATACTTGCTTCCACAAATCTTCTCACTGCGAGAATTGCTGCTGGTTGCTTTATTGCTGCTCTTGTTATTGTGCTCTTTGTTGCTAAAAAT TGGACACTACGAGGACTCTGCATTG GATTCATTATCTTTATTGCTGTAATTTGGGTACTGCAAGAGAAAACTACTGTTCATATCCTTCGTTATGTCATTCTCTTTATCG GTGTGATGAACAGTTTGTTTTCAGTTTACG ATATTTATGACGATTTAATATCTCGAAGAGTTCATTCGAGTGATGCTGAGAAGTTTGCAGAAGTTTGCCCATGCCCCTGTAATGGATTTGGATGGGGAGTTATTTG GGGGATGATATCATTTGCATTTCTATGTGCATCTTTGTACCTTGGACTTGTCATATTATCATGa
- the LOC107635722 gene encoding U11/U12 small nuclear ribonucleoprotein 35 kDa protein, whose protein sequence is MEKMRARNLNSVFYADSYHPIQAGSIDGTDVLPHDNAIYRAHLCSSIGLYDPFGDPKIIGDPYCTLFVGRLSRLTSEDTLRKVMSKYGRVKNLRLVRDIVTGASRGYAFVEFETEREMRRAYMDAHHSYIDDCEIIVDYNRQQLMPGWIPRRLGGGLSSKKESGQLRFGGREKPFRAPLKPIPYEELKKLGIPPPPEGRYMSRFQVPSPPRRERDLSDREEGSHRRSSKDKNRTEDALKSSADTEEEHYRRSSSHREDEERHSRRSSSYREDEEGHYRRSSSHQEDHSRRRGSSERKEEKGSHYHHRRSSEKEHRYRSSESEKHSRKRKERAEHSHRREKYSRRSPNED, encoded by the exons ATGGAGAAAATGAGAGCGAGAAACTTGAACTCAGTTTTCTACGCTGATTCCTATCATCCCATTCAAGCTGGCAGCATCGACGGCACCGACGTTCTTCCTCACGACAATGCCATTTATCGCGCTCACCTCTGTTCCTCTATCGGCCTCT ATGACCCTTTCGGTGATCCTAAGATTATTGGAGACCCTTATTGCACTCTTTTCGTGGGTCGTCTCTCTCGTCTCACCTCTGAAGATACTCTCCGCAAG GTTATGAGTAAGTATGGTCGGGTGAAGAACTTACGCTTGGTCAGGGACATTG TAACAGGAGCTTCTCGTGGTTATGCTTTTGTTGAATTCGAAACTGAAAGAGAGATGCGACGTGCATATATG GATGCTCATCATTCCTATATCGATGATTGTGAAATCATAGTTGATTATAACAGGCAACAATTGATGCCAGGATGGATTCCTAGAAGATTAG GTGGTGGCCTTAGCAGCAAGAAGGAATCAGGACAACTTCGTTTTGGAGGAAGAGAGAAACCATTTCGTGCACCCTT GAAGCCGATCCCATACGAGGAATTGAAGAAGCTTGGCATCCCACCACCACCTGAGGGTAGATACATGTCACGCTTTCAG GTCCCATCCCCTCCTAGAAGAGAAAGGGACCTTTCGGACAGGGAAGAAGGCTCTCATAGAAGGAGTTCCAAGGACAAGAACAGGACTGAAGATGCTCTCAAAAGTTCGGCAGACACTGAGGAAGAGCATTATAGAAGGAGTTCGAGTCACCGAGAAGATGAGGAAAGGCATTCTAGAAGGAGTTCGAGTTATCGAGAAGATGAGGAAGGACATTATAGGAGGAGTTCGAGTCACCAAGAAGATCACTCACGCAGAAGGGGCTCTtcagagagaaaagaagagaagggtAGCCATTACCATCATAGGAGGTCGTCTGAGAAAGAACATCGGTACAGGAGTTCTGAATCCGAGAAGCATTCTCGTAAACGGAAAGAAAGAGCTGAACACTCTCATAGGAGGGAAAAATATAGCCGGCGTTCACCGAATGAAGACTAA
- the LOC107635721 gene encoding pentatricopeptide repeat-containing protein At3g06920-like — protein MLCVLRNRNGGACFSITCHLFNNLSATVSVHSSPPQSILSTNSIVPTRKTPPTTSSSSSSLAVSICSLLCHRVSSNSDNIDNVLGPYKGVLNSKIVLRVLMSYKQLGRAKTLNFFSWAGTHMGFQLDHFVVEYMLDFLCRRKLFDDMKCLLMTVSLHNQGSVSCKALSICIRFLGRNGRIREALSLFDEMGTVFRCKPDNLVYNNMLYVLCKRQSSEEMVDLALSIFRRIESPDTYSCSNMLVGLCKVGRLEAALEIFGRMDEIGVIPSRSAVNILIGELCSMSAKEGSVEKLRVKNTRRPYTILVPNVGCSSNTNSGSIQPAIAVFRAVHRSGLWPSSFVVVKFISELCRLGKTEEAVEILMIAEEKKLTCVGEGYSIVIRALCEQRRVEEASKLFGRMLQHGLKPKLVVYNSIISMLCKLGNLNDATRVYEIMNKKRCLPDNSTYAALIHANGERKNWKVAYDLLTEMLGFGWIPHFHTYNLVDSLLREHDQLDLCCKLERKLENKKLQKLCKIGQLDAAYEKAKSMLEQGICLSPSARDTFKDVFQKCGKLNVVRQLLETIEPD, from the coding sequence ATGTTGTGTGTTCTTAGGAACAGAAATGGAGGTGCTTGTTTTTCCATTACATGTCACCTTTTCAATAATCTCTCTGCAACTGTTTCAGTTCATTCTTCTCCTCCACAATCCATTCTATCTACTAATTCCATTGTTCCCACACGCAAAACACCACCaaccacatcttcttcttcttcttctcttgctGTTTCCATTTGTTCTTTGCTCTGCCACCGTGTCTCTTCCAACAGTGATAACATTGATAATGTTTTGGGTCCCTACAAGGGAGTTTTGAATTCCAAGATTGTCCTTAGGGTGTTGATGAGTTACAAGCAACTGGGTAGGGCCAAGACCTTGAATTTCTTCTCTTGGGCTGGGACCCACATGGGGTTTCAGCTTGATCACTTTGTTGTCGAGTACATGCTTGATTTTTTGTGTAGGAGAAAGCTCTTTGATGACATGAAGTGTTTGTTGATGACTGTCTCACTGCATAATCAAGGTAGTGTTTCTTGCAAGGCTTTGTCTATTTGCATCAGGTTTTTAGGTAGGAATGGAAGGATTAGGGAAGCATTGTCACTGTTTGATGAAATGGGAACTGTTTTTAGGTGTAAGCCTGATAATCTTGTCTACAATAACATGCTTTATGTGCTGTGCAAGAGGCAATCATCTGAGGAGATGGTTGACCTTGCGCTTTCGATTTTTCGCAGGATTGAATCTCCTGACACCTATTCCTGTAGTAACATGCTTGTTGGTTTGTGTAAAGTTGGTAGATTAGAGGCTGCTCTTGAAATTTTCGGCCGAATGGACGAGATTGGTGTGATTCCATCTCGATCTGCAGTGAACATACTCATTGGTGAATTGTGCTCAATGAGTGCTAAAGAAGGTTCTGTTGAGAAGCTTAGGGTGAAAAATACTCGTAGACCTTATACTATATTGGTTCCTAATGTTGGATGTAGTAGTAATACTAATAGTGGTTCAATTCAGCCTGCAATTGCTGTATTTAGGGCAGTTCATAGATCTGGCTTGTGGCCTAGTTCTTTTGTTGTAGTTAAGTTTATCTCCGAGCTTTGTCGCTTAGGTAAGACAGAAGAAGCTGTTGAAATTTTGATGATTGCTGAGGAAAAGAAGTTAACTTGCGTGGGAGAGGGATACTCGATTGTCATAAGGGCGTTGTGCGAACAACGCCGAGTGGAGGAAGCTAGTAAATTGTTTGGGAGAATGCTGCAACATGGTTTAAAGCCGAAATTGGTTGTTTACAATTCTATCATATCCATGCTGTGTAAGTTGGGTAATTTGAATGATGCTACAAGGGTCTATGAAATCATGAACAAGAAAAGATGCCTTCCTGATAATTCGACCTATGCAGCTTTAATCCATGCTAATGGTGAGAGGAAGAACTGGAAAGTTGCTTATGACTTGTTAACCGAAATGCTGGGATTTGGATGGATTCCACATTTTCACACTTACAATTTAGTAGACAGTCTTTTGAGAGAACATGATCAGTTGGATCTGTGTTGTAAATTGGAAAGAAAATTAGAGAACAAAAAGCTGCAGAAGCTGTGTAAGATTGGTCAACTTGATGCAGCTTATGAGAAAGCAAAATCAATGCTTGAACAGGGTATTTGTTTATCACCATCTGCCAGAGATACATTTAAGGATGTGTTTCAGAAGTGTGGAAAGTTAAATGTAGTGCGGCAATTACTGGAGACAATAGAGCCTGATTAG
- the LOC107635720 gene encoding GATA zinc finger domain-containing protein 14: MAIELCSENCGVSSNSSMSPRISFSHDFSQSDVIPVEQHPFGSTTSDLESSNDFDFCVTESFELVESFPADEFFSGGRIIPTEIKGPKKNNNIIHQKGHHQLAPQHPPPLPPQSCVTVNHNHNHNHDHNHHCSSSTSSRNLKKEGSSKEGKYMNNNNNNDSKSFWNFKRSSSCGNGYRRSLCALPLLSRSNSTGSSSNTTKRNPLSKEAGTNKQNSHKHSSSSSQSIVAPTNIYHQKPPLNNKTHHHHHHGSYGNNSVRVVSPALNVHSANLFGLASIFSNNRDKSKKK; this comes from the coding sequence ATGGCAATTGAACTTTGCTCAGAGAATTGTGGGGTTTCTTCAAACTCATCAATGAGTCCAAGAATCTCATTCTCACATGACTTCTCACAATCTGATGTGATACCTGTTGAGCAGCACCCCTTTGGATCAACAACTTCTGATTTGGAATCAAGCAATGATTTTGATTTCTGTGTCACTGAAAGTTTTGAGCTTGTTGAGTCTTTTCCAGCGGATGAGTTTTTCTCAGGTGGAAGGATCATTCCCACTGAAATCAAGGGAccaaagaagaacaacaacatcaTTCATCAAAAGGGTCATCACCAATTAGCACCACAACACCCTCCTCCATTGCCTCCACAATCATGTGTTACtgttaatcataatcataatcataatcatgatcATAATCACCATTGTTCTAGCTCTACTAGTAGTAGGAACTTGAAGAAAGAAGGTTCATCAAAAGAAGGAAAATACatgaacaataataataacaatgattCAAAGTCCTTTTGGAACTTCAAGAGAAGTAGCAGTTGTGGGAATGGATACAGAAGAAGTTTGTGTGCTTTGCCACTTCTATCAAGAAGCAATTCAACTGGATCATCATCCAACACCACCAAGAGGAATCCATTGTCAAAGGAAGCAGGTACTAATAAGCAAAATTCACACaaacattcttcttcttcttctcaatctatTGTTGCTCCAACAAACATTTATCATCAAAAGCCTCCACTGAATAATAagactcatcatcatcatcatcatggatCTTATGGTAACAACAGTGTTAGAGTTGTTAGTCCTGCTCTTAATGTTCATTCTGCTAACCTATTTGGTTTGGCCTCAATCTTCTCCAACAATAGAGATAAGAGCAAGAAGAAGTGA